A genome region from Psychrobacter jeotgali includes the following:
- a CDS encoding disulfide bond formation protein B — protein sequence MQRLTTYRSLQVFLVLMTVLGMGYALFFLQRYLGLSPCPLCVFQRIGLMIMGGFALIAALTNPKSKAVKLVLWLGSLIGIGWATGVAGRHVWLQGLPPDQVPSCGPGLDYWVDTLPMKQVLSEVLSGSGECATIDWQFWGLSIPEQSLIFFSALIVVHLLILWRILRP from the coding sequence ATGCAACGACTGACTACTTATCGTAGCCTACAAGTTTTTTTAGTCCTTATGACTGTGCTTGGCATGGGGTATGCGCTGTTCTTTTTGCAACGCTACCTGGGTCTATCACCTTGTCCTTTATGTGTTTTCCAGCGTATAGGCCTGATGATTATGGGCGGTTTTGCTCTGATTGCGGCATTGACTAACCCTAAATCAAAGGCTGTGAAGCTAGTCTTGTGGCTGGGTAGTTTGATAGGTATTGGCTGGGCGACTGGGGTAGCCGGACGTCATGTTTGGCTACAAGGCTTGCCACCTGATCAGGTGCCATCGTGTGGCCCAGGTTTGGATTATTGGGTCGACACCTTACCCATGAAGCAAGTGCTAAGTGAAGTGTTATCCGGCTCTGGAGAGTGCGCCACCATTGATTGGCAATTCTGGGGGCTGAGCATTCCTGAGCAATCTTTAATTTTCTTTAGTGCATTGATAGTAGTGCATCTATTAATCCTTTGGCGTATTCTGCGGCCATAG
- the gshA gene encoding glutamate--cysteine ligase: MTIMSNFADFEIPSWMSSQHLTGMLRGIEKEGLRVKPDGYLSRAPHPKKLGSKLTHPFITTDYSENLLELVTDPRTTPKDTLVILRQLHVLVYQALPEEELMWPLSMPYMRSAEDEDIPLADFGSSNTGRLKTLYRSGLGVRYGRRMQAIAGLHYNLSFGDELFKSWQAQLPEAQGQTLTEFRNDKYLGLIRNFKRMTGLVLYLLGASPNVSPCFLAGREHDLILQNDSTYYKPTATSLRMGRLGYTNSVQENLDIRYNNLPEYIAGLRRAIQTPHEGFKSLGVDDADGNPIQINNHILQIENEYYSPIRPKQIAERGETPTEALERRGIAYVEFRAIDLDPYSDIGIRLSSACFLEILALYCLLNSSPDLLPEEDEELAINIERVVNEGRRDNLHIVDKGKEIPLESWMVSHLSNMLPLAALLDAHYGGNDYRAALALMHGKAIQSESTISAQVNADSERLGGMWQLGYTLAQQHRDTLLQQTLSPNTQAKYEVLAEKSILQQTELEETETEEFIDFVQQYR; the protein is encoded by the coding sequence ATGACTATTATGAGTAATTTTGCCGATTTTGAAATCCCAAGCTGGATGAGTAGCCAGCATTTAACCGGAATGCTACGTGGTATCGAAAAAGAAGGCTTACGTGTTAAACCTGATGGCTATCTAAGCCGAGCACCTCATCCCAAAAAGTTAGGCTCTAAACTAACCCATCCTTTCATTACTACTGATTACTCAGAGAATCTATTAGAGCTGGTCACTGACCCCAGAACCACTCCTAAAGACACTCTAGTCATACTACGTCAACTTCATGTGCTGGTGTATCAAGCCTTACCTGAAGAGGAGCTCATGTGGCCATTGTCTATGCCTTATATGCGCTCAGCAGAAGATGAAGACATCCCTTTAGCGGACTTTGGTAGCTCTAATACGGGTAGGCTTAAGACCCTTTATCGTAGTGGACTTGGCGTGCGCTATGGTCGCAGAATGCAGGCCATCGCCGGTTTGCACTATAACTTATCCTTTGGTGATGAGCTGTTCAAATCATGGCAAGCACAGCTGCCAGAAGCCCAAGGTCAAACCCTAACTGAGTTTAGAAATGACAAGTATCTGGGCCTAATTCGTAACTTTAAGCGTATGACCGGGCTAGTGCTCTATTTACTAGGCGCCAGTCCTAACGTTTCTCCCTGCTTTTTGGCAGGGCGTGAGCATGACTTAATCCTGCAAAATGACTCAACTTATTATAAGCCTACGGCTACTAGCTTACGGATGGGTAGACTGGGTTATACCAATAGCGTGCAAGAGAATCTTGATATCCGCTATAATAATTTACCTGAATATATCGCTGGTCTACGCCGTGCTATTCAAACCCCGCACGAAGGCTTTAAAAGCTTAGGGGTGGATGATGCTGATGGCAATCCGATACAAATAAACAATCACATTTTGCAAATAGAAAATGAATACTACAGTCCTATTCGTCCTAAGCAAATCGCCGAACGCGGCGAAACCCCAACCGAAGCTCTAGAGCGCCGCGGTATTGCCTATGTTGAGTTTCGCGCCATTGACCTTGACCCTTATAGCGATATTGGTATTCGGTTATCAAGCGCCTGTTTCTTAGAGATTCTAGCTTTATATTGTTTACTAAATTCCTCTCCTGATCTACTCCCTGAAGAGGATGAAGAGCTGGCTATTAATATTGAGCGCGTGGTTAACGAAGGCCGCCGTGATAATTTACACATCGTCGATAAAGGTAAAGAGATACCGTTAGAGAGCTGGATGGTTAGTCATTTGAGCAATATGCTACCGTTAGCGGCCTTACTTGATGCGCATTATGGCGGTAATGACTACCGTGCAGCCTTGGCTCTCATGCATGGTAAAGCCATTCAGTCCGAATCAACGATTTCAGCGCAAGTTAATGCCGATAGTGAGCGCTTGGGCGGTATGTGGCAACTTGGCTACACCCTAGCACAGCAGCATCGTGATACCCTATTGCAGCAGACCTTAAGCCCTAATACTCAAGCTAAATATGAAGTGCTAGCCGAAAAATCTATATTGCAACAGACAGAGCTGGAAGAAACGGAGACCGAAGAGTTTATAGACTTTGTACAGCAGTACCGCTAA
- the erpA gene encoding iron-sulfur cluster insertion protein ErpA — protein sequence MNEQANQYNPSASQPVDPTVLSLTDNAAQKVRRLREEEGDAELMLRVYVTGGGCSGFSYGFRFDSDLNEDDANFDNGDVTLVIDSLSYQYLQGSTVDYTEGLEGARFVVQNPNAKTSCGCGSSFSI from the coding sequence ATGAACGAACAAGCCAATCAATATAATCCAAGCGCAAGCCAGCCGGTAGATCCTACAGTCTTAAGTTTGACCGACAATGCTGCGCAAAAAGTACGTCGACTACGTGAAGAAGAGGGTGACGCCGAGCTTATGCTACGCGTCTATGTTACTGGCGGCGGCTGCTCAGGTTTTTCTTACGGTTTTAGATTTGATAGTGATCTGAATGAGGATGATGCTAACTTCGATAATGGAGATGTGACCTTGGTTATTGACTCTTTGAGCTATCAGTATCTACAAGGCTCTACCGTTGACTATACCGAAGGGCTAGAAGGTGCGCGTTTTGTGGTACAAAACCCTAACGCTAAAACCTCTTGTGGCTGTGGCTCGTCGTTTTCGATTTAA